A genomic segment from Acipenser ruthenus chromosome 5, fAciRut3.2 maternal haplotype, whole genome shotgun sequence encodes:
- the LOC117402946 gene encoding transcriptional-regulating factor 1 isoform X4 codes for MGDQPLYKPSHSGNGTDGGYFQQQPNPMATMSGGLNHNYGSSSLEPPQSSPVSPHFPHDPGDGSAGAAMPVSAKGYSEMTEAAKGTGSWTGSGNHHQSSLVNSNLMWGSPSPEESTDPGSARSYQYSCTAQTAADGQPKVTSSVLQKLDSFTQVFANQNLRIHQGSADGNGHSLAEHGQSAASSSLADITADSALRQLLSQKPHLHEQTQETPVQQQQRYQLEQQQMQRSFDATQPKSQQITDVQQQQLYYEYQQQQHRVAQMQHLQALQQRQQMQSLQSQQHMLQHQQAQYYLQQQQKPQQQSAHVLLQQLQQQRSTYYHKQAQAAMHHLQQQQMQPLSPPPPYHQNRKIVQHQLQYSPQEQAHPVQHIQLSSGAAPYYYQEQQQTASTQQQYHIQVYQQNAHLQQQVEEERALQSPPKQYLLEPSCQLQNPGDPAATAVSGLPEGRNDGLACSEVLPHMGLPSPPHQPQRCVREALPTMQLASGKGAQKQQSPSTLWPQVSLTSERRRDPTSPDHSSLNNTGFLERVEVKNKLVCSMCQKEFKSLPALNGHMRSHGGTRTAPSPKQLPPAVRPAADLAPTPCCPPDRDMPVLVRMAESPPLPTPPPSLPASQQPLQQSPHSFAAAHPASSKSVRKPLKNEKAGGVSAGRGHPDKKKYRHRPDPLIIPPPSLGLVLGGAVLFQSQLRSPRIQGEIPPYTPPPMLSPVRHAPGLFSSILHTGVPPIIPITPRVLLGRASSADGSSVPVTPRPGEQAVDTEPHINIGPRFQAQIPELQSRSAVEGDQHKANMVWTPRAELQSPGARQRVEDLVNMACSSVLPGGGTNAEYALHCLFETRGDFMDTVEKLLLLKPMRPKSHPLADYHYAGSDKWTPLEKKQFNKALATHNKDFSLIQKTVKTKTVSQCVEYYYTWKKKLRLGKRHRTRQADINDEDMQSGEGEDVESDELEEDSKSGEEEEPEAPKSPDLLGKTSLEPEAYQDSVQLSTFFVCEMPNCGAAFSSMQALNGHARIHGGTNQVTKPSPRGKPKAMSQSGYGSVKSSPAHSTTSGEADPTLIFPCKECGKVFFKIKSRNAHMKTHRQQEEQERKKQQQQQGAQEVTGPIMLPLDHMDLIKPHGAQSEALHTHLLLTDDLEDFLQDCKEGL; via the exons ATGGGGGACCAGCCTCTTTACAAGCCTAGTCACTCAGGGAACGGCACGGACGGTGGCTATTTCCAGCAGCAGCCAAACCCCATGGCCACTATGAGTGGAGGCTTGAACCACAACTATGGGTCATCCAGCTTGGAGCCCCCCCAGTCTTCCCCAGTGTCCCCCCATTTCCCTCATGACCCCGGGGACGGTTCTGCTGGGGCGGCCATGCCAGTGTCAGCTAAGGGCTACTCCGAGATGACAGAGGCCGCCAAAGGGACTGGGTCATGGACCGGCTCGGGTAACCACCATCAGAGCAGCTTGGTCAACTCCAACCTCATGTGGGGCTCACCCAGCCCTGAGGAGTCTACAGACCCAGGCAGTGCCAGGAGCTACCAGTATAGCTGCACAGCCCAGACGGCTGCAGATGGGCAGCCTAAAGTCACAAGCAGTGTGTTGCAGAAGCTGGATTCCTTCACCCAAGTCTTTGCAAACCAGAACCTGCGGATCCACCAAGGCAGCGCTGACGGAAACGGGCACAGCTTGGCGGAACACGGGCAGTCAGCTGCCTCTTCCTCTTTGGCTGACATCACTGCAGACAGCGCCCTACGGCAGCTCCTCTCCCAGAAGCCCCACCTGCACGAGCAGACACAGGAGACacctgtgcagcagcagcaaaggtacCAGCTGGAACAACAGCAGATGCAGAGGTCCTTTGATGCCACACAGCCCAAGTCACAGCAGATAACAGACGTACAACAGCAGCAGCTCTATTATGAGTACCAGCAGCAACAGCACCGGGTGGCACAAATGCAGCACTTGCAGGCATTGCAACAACGGCAACAGATGCAAAGCCTGCAGTCCCAGCAGCACATGCTACAGCACCAGCAAGCGCAGTACTATCTGCAGCAACAGCAGAAACCCCAGCAACAGTCTGCGCATGTACTCCTGCAGCAATTGCAGCAGCAACGGAGCACTTATTACCACAAGCAAGCACAAGCAGCCATGCATCATTTGCAACAACAGCAAATGCAACCGCTCTCTCCCCCACCACCATACCACCAGAACCGGAAAATTGTACAGCATCAGCTCCAGTACTCTCCCCAGGAGCAAGCCCATCCTGTCCAACACATCCAGCTCTCCTCAGGGGCAGCCCCCTATTACTATcaggagcagcagcagacagCATCAACCCAGCAGCAGTATCATATACAGGTCTACCAGCAGAACGCCCATTTGCAGCAGCAGGTGGAGGAAGAGCGTGCCCTGCAGTCTCCACCCAAGCAGTACCTGCTGGAGCCCAGCTGCCAGCTTCAGAACCCAGGGGACCCTGCTGCCACTGCTGTCTCTGGGCTCCCAGAGGGCAGAAACGATGGCCTGGCCTGCAGCGAGGTCCTACCCCACATGGGTCTCCCCAGTCCCCCACACCAGCCGCAGAGGTGTGTCAGGGAGGCACTGCCCACCATGCAGCTGGCGAGCGGCAAAGGGGCACAGAAGCAGCAGTCACCCAGTACGCTTTGGCCACAG GTGTCATTAACATCAGAGAGAAGGCGAGATCCCACCTCTCCTGACCACAG CTCCCTCAATAACACAGGCTTCCTGGAGAGAGTGGAGGTGAAGAACAAGCTGGTGTGCTCCATGTGTCAGAAGGAGTTCAAGAGTCTACCCGCCCTCAACGGCCACATGAGGTCACACGGGGGCACGAGGACCGCACCCAGCCCCAAGCAG CTTCCCCCTGCTGTGCGGCCCGCCGCGGACCTCGCGCCCACTCCCTGCTGCCCCCCCGACAGAGACATGCCTGTGCTGGTAAGGATGGCCGAGTCTCCACCGCTGCCAACACCTCCGCCGTCACTGCCAGCTTCCCAACAGCCTCTGCAGCAGTCGCCACACTCCTTCGCAGCGGCCCACCCTGCCTCCTCA aAGTCTGTCCGCAAGCCGCTGAAGAATGAGAAGGCAGGAGGCGTCAGTGCGGGGCGTGGCCATCCAGACAAGAAGAAGTACCGGCACCGTCCAGACCCGCTCATCATCCCCCCACCCTCCCTCGGCCTGGTTCTGGGGGGCGCAGTCCTGTTCCAGAGCCAGCTGCGCTCCCCACGGATCCAGGGGGAGATTCCTCCCTACACACCCCCGCCCATGTTGAGCCCCGTGCGGCACGCCCCAGGCCTCTTCAGCAGCATCCTCCACACTGGCGTGCCCCCCATAATACCCATCACCCCCCGGGTGCTGCTGGGCAGAGCCA GTAGCGCTGATGGAAGCAGCGTCCCAGTGACACCCCGGCCGGGAGAGCAGGCTGTCGACACTGAACC GCATATCAACATTGGCCCCCGGTTCCAGGCGCAGATTCCTGAGCTGCAGAGCCGTTCGGCAGTGGAGGGGGATCAACACAAGGCCAACATGGTGTGGACACCAAGAGCAGAGCTGCAGAGCCCCGGTGCTCGGCAGAGAG TGGAAGACTTGGTCAATATGGCCTGCTCCAGTGTGCTTCCAGGGGGAGGGACTAATGCTGAATATGCTTTGCACTGCCTTTTCGAGACCAGAGGAGATTTCATG GATACTGTGGAAAAGCTGCTGCTGTTGAAGCCCATGAGACCAAAATCTCACCCTTTGGCTGATTACCACTACGCTG GATCTGATAAATGGACCCCTTTGGAGAAGAAGCAGTTCAACAAAGCCTTAGCCACACACAACAAAGACTTCTCCCTTATACAGAAAACA GTGAAGACTAAGacagtatctcagtgtgtggagTACTATTACACATGGAAGAAGAAACTCCGTCTGGGGAAAAGACACCGGACCCGCCAGGCAGACATCAATGACGAAGACATG CAGAGTGGCGAGGGTGAGGATGTCGAGTCGGATGAGCTGGAAGAGGATAGCAAGTCTGGCGAAGAGGAGGAGCCTGAGGCACCCAAGTCTCCAGACCTGCTGGGCAAAACCTCCCTCGAGCCAGAAGCCTACCAGGACTCAGTACAGCTCAGCACCTTCTTTGTGTGTGAAATGCCCAACTGTGGAGCT gcTTTCAGCTCCATGCAAGCTCTGAACGGCCACGCCCGTATCCACGGCGGCACAAACCAGGTGACAAAGCCGTCCCCGAGAGGCAAACCCAAAGCCATGTCCCAGTCTGGCTACGGCTCGGTGAAGAGCTCCCCGGCTCACAGCACCACCAGCGGCGAGGCCGACCCCACCCTGATCTTCCCCTGTAAGGAGTGTGGAAA GGTGTTCTTCAAGATCAAGAGCCGCAACGCCCACATGAAGACACACCGCCAGCAGGAGGAGCAGGAGcgcaagaagcagcagcagcagcagggcgcCCAGGAGGTGACCGGGCCCATCATGCTGCCCCTGGACCACATGGATCTGATCAAACCGCACGGGGCCCAGAGTGAGGCGCTACACACACACCTCCTGCTAACCGACGACTTGGAAGACTTCCTGCAAGACTGCAAAGAGGGTCTGTAA
- the LOC117402946 gene encoding transcriptional-regulating factor 1 isoform X6, with product MGDQPLYKPSHSGNGTDGGYFQQQPNPMATMSGGLNHNYGSSSLEPPQSSPVSPHFPHDPGDGSAGAAMPVSAKGYSEMTEAAKGTGSWTGSGNHHQSSLVNSNLMWGSPSPEESTDPGSARSYQYSCTAQTAADGQPKVTSSVLQKLDSFTQVFANQNLRIHQGSADGNGHSLAEHGQSAASSSLADITADSALRQLLSQKPHLHEQTQETPVQQQQRYQLEQQQMQRSFDATQPKSQQITDVQQQQLYYEYQQQQHRVAQMQHLQALQQRQQMQSLQSQQHMLQHQQAQYYLQQQQKPQQQSAHVLLQQLQQQRSTYYHKQAQAAMHHLQQQQMQPLSPPPPYHQNRKIVQHQLQYSPQEQAHPVQHIQLSSGAAPYYYQEQQQTASTQQQYHIQVYQQNAHLQQQVEEERALQSPPKQYLLEPSCQLQNPGDPAATAVSGLPEGRNDGLACSEVLPHMGLPSPPHQPQRCVREALPTMQLASGKGAQKQQSPSTLWPQVSLTSERRRDPTSPDHSSLNNTGFLERVEVKNKLVCSMCQKEFKSLPALNGHMRSHGGTRTAPSPKQKSVRKPLKNEKAGGVSAGRGHPDKKKYRHRPDPLIIPPPSLGLVLGGAVLFQSQLRSPRIQGEIPPYTPPPMLSPVRHAPGLFSSILHTGVPPIIPITPRVLLGRASSADGSSVPVTPRPGEQAVDTEPHINIGPRFQAQIPELQSRSAVEGDQHKANMVWTPRAELQSPGARQRVEDLVNMACSSVLPGGGTNAEYALHCLFETRGDFMDTVEKLLLLKPMRPKSHPLADYHYAGSDKWTPLEKKQFNKALATHNKDFSLIQKTVKTKTVSQCVEYYYTWKKKLRLGKRHRTRQADINDEDMQSGEGEDVESDELEEDSKSGEEEEPEAPKSPDLLGKTSLEPEAYQDSVQLSTFFVCEMPNCGAAFSSMQALNGHARIHGGTNQVTKPSPRGKPKAMSQSGYGSVKSSPAHSTTSGEADPTLIFPCKECGKVFFKIKSRNAHMKTHRQQEEQERKKQQQQQGAQEVTGPIMLPLDHMDLIKPHGAQSEALHTHLLLTDDLEDFLQDCKEGL from the exons ATGGGGGACCAGCCTCTTTACAAGCCTAGTCACTCAGGGAACGGCACGGACGGTGGCTATTTCCAGCAGCAGCCAAACCCCATGGCCACTATGAGTGGAGGCTTGAACCACAACTATGGGTCATCCAGCTTGGAGCCCCCCCAGTCTTCCCCAGTGTCCCCCCATTTCCCTCATGACCCCGGGGACGGTTCTGCTGGGGCGGCCATGCCAGTGTCAGCTAAGGGCTACTCCGAGATGACAGAGGCCGCCAAAGGGACTGGGTCATGGACCGGCTCGGGTAACCACCATCAGAGCAGCTTGGTCAACTCCAACCTCATGTGGGGCTCACCCAGCCCTGAGGAGTCTACAGACCCAGGCAGTGCCAGGAGCTACCAGTATAGCTGCACAGCCCAGACGGCTGCAGATGGGCAGCCTAAAGTCACAAGCAGTGTGTTGCAGAAGCTGGATTCCTTCACCCAAGTCTTTGCAAACCAGAACCTGCGGATCCACCAAGGCAGCGCTGACGGAAACGGGCACAGCTTGGCGGAACACGGGCAGTCAGCTGCCTCTTCCTCTTTGGCTGACATCACTGCAGACAGCGCCCTACGGCAGCTCCTCTCCCAGAAGCCCCACCTGCACGAGCAGACACAGGAGACacctgtgcagcagcagcaaaggtacCAGCTGGAACAACAGCAGATGCAGAGGTCCTTTGATGCCACACAGCCCAAGTCACAGCAGATAACAGACGTACAACAGCAGCAGCTCTATTATGAGTACCAGCAGCAACAGCACCGGGTGGCACAAATGCAGCACTTGCAGGCATTGCAACAACGGCAACAGATGCAAAGCCTGCAGTCCCAGCAGCACATGCTACAGCACCAGCAAGCGCAGTACTATCTGCAGCAACAGCAGAAACCCCAGCAACAGTCTGCGCATGTACTCCTGCAGCAATTGCAGCAGCAACGGAGCACTTATTACCACAAGCAAGCACAAGCAGCCATGCATCATTTGCAACAACAGCAAATGCAACCGCTCTCTCCCCCACCACCATACCACCAGAACCGGAAAATTGTACAGCATCAGCTCCAGTACTCTCCCCAGGAGCAAGCCCATCCTGTCCAACACATCCAGCTCTCCTCAGGGGCAGCCCCCTATTACTATcaggagcagcagcagacagCATCAACCCAGCAGCAGTATCATATACAGGTCTACCAGCAGAACGCCCATTTGCAGCAGCAGGTGGAGGAAGAGCGTGCCCTGCAGTCTCCACCCAAGCAGTACCTGCTGGAGCCCAGCTGCCAGCTTCAGAACCCAGGGGACCCTGCTGCCACTGCTGTCTCTGGGCTCCCAGAGGGCAGAAACGATGGCCTGGCCTGCAGCGAGGTCCTACCCCACATGGGTCTCCCCAGTCCCCCACACCAGCCGCAGAGGTGTGTCAGGGAGGCACTGCCCACCATGCAGCTGGCGAGCGGCAAAGGGGCACAGAAGCAGCAGTCACCCAGTACGCTTTGGCCACAG GTGTCATTAACATCAGAGAGAAGGCGAGATCCCACCTCTCCTGACCACAG CTCCCTCAATAACACAGGCTTCCTGGAGAGAGTGGAGGTGAAGAACAAGCTGGTGTGCTCCATGTGTCAGAAGGAGTTCAAGAGTCTACCCGCCCTCAACGGCCACATGAGGTCACACGGGGGCACGAGGACCGCACCCAGCCCCAAGCAG aAGTCTGTCCGCAAGCCGCTGAAGAATGAGAAGGCAGGAGGCGTCAGTGCGGGGCGTGGCCATCCAGACAAGAAGAAGTACCGGCACCGTCCAGACCCGCTCATCATCCCCCCACCCTCCCTCGGCCTGGTTCTGGGGGGCGCAGTCCTGTTCCAGAGCCAGCTGCGCTCCCCACGGATCCAGGGGGAGATTCCTCCCTACACACCCCCGCCCATGTTGAGCCCCGTGCGGCACGCCCCAGGCCTCTTCAGCAGCATCCTCCACACTGGCGTGCCCCCCATAATACCCATCACCCCCCGGGTGCTGCTGGGCAGAGCCA GTAGCGCTGATGGAAGCAGCGTCCCAGTGACACCCCGGCCGGGAGAGCAGGCTGTCGACACTGAACC GCATATCAACATTGGCCCCCGGTTCCAGGCGCAGATTCCTGAGCTGCAGAGCCGTTCGGCAGTGGAGGGGGATCAACACAAGGCCAACATGGTGTGGACACCAAGAGCAGAGCTGCAGAGCCCCGGTGCTCGGCAGAGAG TGGAAGACTTGGTCAATATGGCCTGCTCCAGTGTGCTTCCAGGGGGAGGGACTAATGCTGAATATGCTTTGCACTGCCTTTTCGAGACCAGAGGAGATTTCATG GATACTGTGGAAAAGCTGCTGCTGTTGAAGCCCATGAGACCAAAATCTCACCCTTTGGCTGATTACCACTACGCTG GATCTGATAAATGGACCCCTTTGGAGAAGAAGCAGTTCAACAAAGCCTTAGCCACACACAACAAAGACTTCTCCCTTATACAGAAAACA GTGAAGACTAAGacagtatctcagtgtgtggagTACTATTACACATGGAAGAAGAAACTCCGTCTGGGGAAAAGACACCGGACCCGCCAGGCAGACATCAATGACGAAGACATG CAGAGTGGCGAGGGTGAGGATGTCGAGTCGGATGAGCTGGAAGAGGATAGCAAGTCTGGCGAAGAGGAGGAGCCTGAGGCACCCAAGTCTCCAGACCTGCTGGGCAAAACCTCCCTCGAGCCAGAAGCCTACCAGGACTCAGTACAGCTCAGCACCTTCTTTGTGTGTGAAATGCCCAACTGTGGAGCT gcTTTCAGCTCCATGCAAGCTCTGAACGGCCACGCCCGTATCCACGGCGGCACAAACCAGGTGACAAAGCCGTCCCCGAGAGGCAAACCCAAAGCCATGTCCCAGTCTGGCTACGGCTCGGTGAAGAGCTCCCCGGCTCACAGCACCACCAGCGGCGAGGCCGACCCCACCCTGATCTTCCCCTGTAAGGAGTGTGGAAA GGTGTTCTTCAAGATCAAGAGCCGCAACGCCCACATGAAGACACACCGCCAGCAGGAGGAGCAGGAGcgcaagaagcagcagcagcagcagggcgcCCAGGAGGTGACCGGGCCCATCATGCTGCCCCTGGACCACATGGATCTGATCAAACCGCACGGGGCCCAGAGTGAGGCGCTACACACACACCTCCTGCTAACCGACGACTTGGAAGACTTCCTGCAAGACTGCAAAGAGGGTCTGTAA
- the LOC117402946 gene encoding transcriptional-regulating factor 1 isoform X5, producing MGDQPLYKPSHSGNGTDGGYFQQQPNPMATMSGGLNHNYGSSSLEPPQSSPVSPHFPHDPGDGSAGAAMPVSAKGYSEMTEAAKGTGSWTGSGNHHQSSLVNSNLMWGSPSPEESTDPGSARSYQYSCTAQTAADGQPKVTSSVLQKLDSFTQVFANQNLRIHQGSADGNGHSLAEHGQSAASSSLADITADSALRQLLSQKPHLHEQTQETPVQQQQRYQLEQQQMQRSFDATQPKSQQITDVQQQQLYYEYQQQQHRVAQMQHLQALQQRQQMQSLQSQQHMLQHQQAQYYLQQQQKPQQQSAHVLLQQLQQQRSTYYHKQAQAAMHHLQQQQMQPLSPPPPYHQNRKIVQHQLQYSPQEQAHPVQHIQLSSGAAPYYYQEQQQTASTQQQYHIQVYQQNAHLQQQVEEERALQSPPKQYLLEPSCQLQNPGDPAATAVSGLPEGRNDGLACSEVLPHMGLPSPPHQPQRCVREALPTMQLASGKGAQKQQSPSTLWPQVSLTSERRRDPTSPDHSSLNNTGFLERVEVKNKLVCSMCQKEFKSLPALNGHMRSHGGTRTAPSPKQDEGDKQVPKEVDPLLPIVMPVSVPIKLPPAVRPAADLAPTPCCPPDRDMPVLKSVRKPLKNEKAGGVSAGRGHPDKKKYRHRPDPLIIPPPSLGLVLGGAVLFQSQLRSPRIQGEIPPYTPPPMLSPVRHAPGLFSSILHTGVPPIIPITPRVLLGRASSADGSSVPVTPRPGEQAVDTEPHINIGPRFQAQIPELQSRSAVEGDQHKANMVWTPRAELQSPGARQRVEDLVNMACSSVLPGGGTNAEYALHCLFETRGDFMDTVEKLLLLKPMRPKSHPLADYHYAGSDKWTPLEKKQFNKALATHNKDFSLIQKTVKTKTVSQCVEYYYTWKKKLRLGKRHRTRQADINDEDMQSGEGEDVESDELEEDSKSGEEEEPEAPKSPDLLGKTSLEPEAYQDSVQLSTFFVCEMPNCGAAFSSMQALNGHARIHGGTNQVTKPSPRGKPKAMSQSGYGSVKSSPAHSTTSGEADPTLIFPCKECGKVFFKIKSRNAHMKTHRQQEEQERKKQQQQQGAQEVTGPIMLPLDHMDLIKPHGAQSEALHTHLLLTDDLEDFLQDCKEGL from the exons ATGGGGGACCAGCCTCTTTACAAGCCTAGTCACTCAGGGAACGGCACGGACGGTGGCTATTTCCAGCAGCAGCCAAACCCCATGGCCACTATGAGTGGAGGCTTGAACCACAACTATGGGTCATCCAGCTTGGAGCCCCCCCAGTCTTCCCCAGTGTCCCCCCATTTCCCTCATGACCCCGGGGACGGTTCTGCTGGGGCGGCCATGCCAGTGTCAGCTAAGGGCTACTCCGAGATGACAGAGGCCGCCAAAGGGACTGGGTCATGGACCGGCTCGGGTAACCACCATCAGAGCAGCTTGGTCAACTCCAACCTCATGTGGGGCTCACCCAGCCCTGAGGAGTCTACAGACCCAGGCAGTGCCAGGAGCTACCAGTATAGCTGCACAGCCCAGACGGCTGCAGATGGGCAGCCTAAAGTCACAAGCAGTGTGTTGCAGAAGCTGGATTCCTTCACCCAAGTCTTTGCAAACCAGAACCTGCGGATCCACCAAGGCAGCGCTGACGGAAACGGGCACAGCTTGGCGGAACACGGGCAGTCAGCTGCCTCTTCCTCTTTGGCTGACATCACTGCAGACAGCGCCCTACGGCAGCTCCTCTCCCAGAAGCCCCACCTGCACGAGCAGACACAGGAGACacctgtgcagcagcagcaaaggtacCAGCTGGAACAACAGCAGATGCAGAGGTCCTTTGATGCCACACAGCCCAAGTCACAGCAGATAACAGACGTACAACAGCAGCAGCTCTATTATGAGTACCAGCAGCAACAGCACCGGGTGGCACAAATGCAGCACTTGCAGGCATTGCAACAACGGCAACAGATGCAAAGCCTGCAGTCCCAGCAGCACATGCTACAGCACCAGCAAGCGCAGTACTATCTGCAGCAACAGCAGAAACCCCAGCAACAGTCTGCGCATGTACTCCTGCAGCAATTGCAGCAGCAACGGAGCACTTATTACCACAAGCAAGCACAAGCAGCCATGCATCATTTGCAACAACAGCAAATGCAACCGCTCTCTCCCCCACCACCATACCACCAGAACCGGAAAATTGTACAGCATCAGCTCCAGTACTCTCCCCAGGAGCAAGCCCATCCTGTCCAACACATCCAGCTCTCCTCAGGGGCAGCCCCCTATTACTATcaggagcagcagcagacagCATCAACCCAGCAGCAGTATCATATACAGGTCTACCAGCAGAACGCCCATTTGCAGCAGCAGGTGGAGGAAGAGCGTGCCCTGCAGTCTCCACCCAAGCAGTACCTGCTGGAGCCCAGCTGCCAGCTTCAGAACCCAGGGGACCCTGCTGCCACTGCTGTCTCTGGGCTCCCAGAGGGCAGAAACGATGGCCTGGCCTGCAGCGAGGTCCTACCCCACATGGGTCTCCCCAGTCCCCCACACCAGCCGCAGAGGTGTGTCAGGGAGGCACTGCCCACCATGCAGCTGGCGAGCGGCAAAGGGGCACAGAAGCAGCAGTCACCCAGTACGCTTTGGCCACAG GTGTCATTAACATCAGAGAGAAGGCGAGATCCCACCTCTCCTGACCACAG CTCCCTCAATAACACAGGCTTCCTGGAGAGAGTGGAGGTGAAGAACAAGCTGGTGTGCTCCATGTGTCAGAAGGAGTTCAAGAGTCTACCCGCCCTCAACGGCCACATGAGGTCACACGGGGGCACGAGGACCGCACCCAGCCCCAAGCAG GATGAAGGGGACAAGCAAGTACCCAAAGAGGTGGACCCCCTTTTGCCCATCGTCATGCCTGTCTCTGTACCCATAAAGCTTCCCCCTGCTGTGCGGCCCGCCGCGGACCTCGCGCCCACTCCCTGCTGCCCCCCCGACAGAGACATGCCTGTGCTG aAGTCTGTCCGCAAGCCGCTGAAGAATGAGAAGGCAGGAGGCGTCAGTGCGGGGCGTGGCCATCCAGACAAGAAGAAGTACCGGCACCGTCCAGACCCGCTCATCATCCCCCCACCCTCCCTCGGCCTGGTTCTGGGGGGCGCAGTCCTGTTCCAGAGCCAGCTGCGCTCCCCACGGATCCAGGGGGAGATTCCTCCCTACACACCCCCGCCCATGTTGAGCCCCGTGCGGCACGCCCCAGGCCTCTTCAGCAGCATCCTCCACACTGGCGTGCCCCCCATAATACCCATCACCCCCCGGGTGCTGCTGGGCAGAGCCA GTAGCGCTGATGGAAGCAGCGTCCCAGTGACACCCCGGCCGGGAGAGCAGGCTGTCGACACTGAACC GCATATCAACATTGGCCCCCGGTTCCAGGCGCAGATTCCTGAGCTGCAGAGCCGTTCGGCAGTGGAGGGGGATCAACACAAGGCCAACATGGTGTGGACACCAAGAGCAGAGCTGCAGAGCCCCGGTGCTCGGCAGAGAG TGGAAGACTTGGTCAATATGGCCTGCTCCAGTGTGCTTCCAGGGGGAGGGACTAATGCTGAATATGCTTTGCACTGCCTTTTCGAGACCAGAGGAGATTTCATG GATACTGTGGAAAAGCTGCTGCTGTTGAAGCCCATGAGACCAAAATCTCACCCTTTGGCTGATTACCACTACGCTG GATCTGATAAATGGACCCCTTTGGAGAAGAAGCAGTTCAACAAAGCCTTAGCCACACACAACAAAGACTTCTCCCTTATACAGAAAACA GTGAAGACTAAGacagtatctcagtgtgtggagTACTATTACACATGGAAGAAGAAACTCCGTCTGGGGAAAAGACACCGGACCCGCCAGGCAGACATCAATGACGAAGACATG CAGAGTGGCGAGGGTGAGGATGTCGAGTCGGATGAGCTGGAAGAGGATAGCAAGTCTGGCGAAGAGGAGGAGCCTGAGGCACCCAAGTCTCCAGACCTGCTGGGCAAAACCTCCCTCGAGCCAGAAGCCTACCAGGACTCAGTACAGCTCAGCACCTTCTTTGTGTGTGAAATGCCCAACTGTGGAGCT gcTTTCAGCTCCATGCAAGCTCTGAACGGCCACGCCCGTATCCACGGCGGCACAAACCAGGTGACAAAGCCGTCCCCGAGAGGCAAACCCAAAGCCATGTCCCAGTCTGGCTACGGCTCGGTGAAGAGCTCCCCGGCTCACAGCACCACCAGCGGCGAGGCCGACCCCACCCTGATCTTCCCCTGTAAGGAGTGTGGAAA GGTGTTCTTCAAGATCAAGAGCCGCAACGCCCACATGAAGACACACCGCCAGCAGGAGGAGCAGGAGcgcaagaagcagcagcagcagcagggcgcCCAGGAGGTGACCGGGCCCATCATGCTGCCCCTGGACCACATGGATCTGATCAAACCGCACGGGGCCCAGAGTGAGGCGCTACACACACACCTCCTGCTAACCGACGACTTGGAAGACTTCCTGCAAGACTGCAAAGAGGGTCTGTAA